Proteins encoded by one window of Diabrotica undecimpunctata isolate CICGRU unplaced genomic scaffold, icDiaUnde3 ctg00002156.1, whole genome shotgun sequence:
- the LOC140431858 gene encoding uncharacterized protein → MESKSKYYKCCLVPLCKSTTIKTPNKIFIRLPVDKKRRLNWLRACRRDISVTAQALHVCEDHFNLENDMENYIKFKLMGGQKRMKLNVVPHIFNCQPDRKRTHSHYPRITALKRVKHQLIEDAVASTSSQSSECFGSILQNDIDTLKIDSVIETNQKSDISTQTHIKFRSKSVQCKLDCSDSVSTLSLNTVFSRDIGTSPLKLNVPTFCPQNESGCDTSKTESESEESVYSSYSAGCVSDHQSYDEEVQDIENQFKNLTLKCTLMKMEKRPRIYLGLPEYAYYTFQLLQNYCKLPNWNIFLTLKKIRTGHSFTLLGDDFGISESYASRIFSKSLPIISKYVRKLILTPNINSIKSNLPIAFRSRYSDVLCIIDCLEIEIEKPSDSIKQSLTWSEYKKCNTLKYLISCTPDGIINFISNAFGGRTSDAVIIENSGFLCMLPPKVSIMADRGFKHIENLLVAKGCKLIRPPSVSSNTKLSPIEVIETKRIASLRIHVERVIRRLREFAFLAPHACVDNKLIPYMDHLIKIACGLVNLQSGLILGK, encoded by the exons ATGGAAAGTAAAAGTAAATACTACAAGTGTTGTTTAGTACCGTTGTGTAAAAGTACAACCATTAAAACCcccaacaaaatatttattagattacCAGTCGATAAAAAACGGCGTTTAAACTGGTTACGTGCCTGTCGAAGGGATATTTCAGTTACTGCTCAAGCTCTTCATGTATGTGAAGATCATTTTAAT TTGGAAAATGAtatggaaaactatattaaattcaAACTTATGGGTGGCCAAAAGAGGATGAAATTAAATGTTGTCCCTCACATATTTAATTGTCAACCAGATAGGAAAAGGACACATTCTCATTATCCTAGAATAACAGCACTTAAGAGGGTTAAACATCAATTAATTGAGGATGCAGTTGCTTCAACTTCTTCACAGTCTTCAGAATGTTTTGGGAGTATTCTGCAAAATGATATAGACACTCTAAAAATTGATAGTGTCATTGAAACCAATCAAAAAAGTGATATTTCAACTCAGACTCACATAAAATTCAGGAGTAAAAGTGTACAATGCAAGTTAGATTGTAGTGATTCTGTTAGTACTTTATCATTAAACACAGTTTTTAGTAGAGATATTGGGACATCACCACTGAAACTCAATGTACCAACCTTTTGTCCACAAAACGAATCTGGATGTGATACCTCTAAAACTGAGTCTGAAAGTGAAGAATCTGTTTATAGTAGTTATAGTGCTGGTTGTGTAAGTGATCATCAATCATATGATGAGGAAGTGCAGGATATTGAAAATCAATTTAAAAACTTGACATTAAAGTGTACCCTAATGAAGATGGAAAAGAGACCCAGGATATATCTAGGATTACCTGAATATGCATATTATACTTTTCAGTTATTACAAAACTATTGTAAGTTAccaaattggaatatttttttaactttaaaaaaaattagaacagGGCATTCATTTACACTACTAGGGGATGATTTTGGTATAAGTGAGAGTTATGCATCAAGAATTTTTTCAAAATCATTACCAATCATTAGTAAATATGTAAGAAAGCTTATACTGACACCCAACATTAACAGCATAAAATCAAATTTACCAATAGCTTTTCGATCTCGATACAGTGatgtattatgtattattgaTTGTTTAGAGATTGAAATAGAAAAACCTTCAGATTCTATTAAACAATCTTTAACTTGGTCAGAGTATAAGAAGTGTAATacactaaaatatttaatatcttgTACTCCTGATGGCATTATTAATTTCATTTCTAATGCTTTTGGTGGTCGAACATCtgatgcagttattatagagaaCAGTGGGTTTTTGTGTATGCTTCCTCCCAAGGTGTCTATCATGGCAGATAGGGGTTTTAAACATATAGAAAATTTATTGGTTGCTAAAGGGTGCAAATTAATTAGACCACCAAGTGTCTCTTCAAACACAAAATTAAGTCCAATTGAAGTGATAGAAACCAAGCGCATTGCCAGTTTAAGGATTCATGTTGAAAGAGTCATACGCAGATTAAGAGAATTTGCATTCTTGGCTCCCCATGCATGTGTTGACAATAAGTTGATACCTTATATGGATCATCTAATAAAAATAGCTTGTGGGCTAGTAAATTTGCAGTCTGGTCTAATTTTAGGAAAGTAA